The following nucleotide sequence is from Primulina tabacum isolate GXHZ01 chromosome 2, ASM2559414v2, whole genome shotgun sequence.
TGCAATTGATGCGTGGCGATATCAGGCAAACCAAGATGAGGTTAGTTTCTGCAAAGAATCTAAGAGTGCAATGATTGGCAGCTTTCTTTCTTCAAGTAGTCTAGCATTGATCGACTCAACCCCGTTTGTCGTCATGATATTGTAACGGGTCTTTGGACAATATGCTCGAGTCCATCTATCAAGTGAGTTTCTCTCGTCCAAATATTGCGCTGCCTCAGGATATCTATTCCTAAATTCATTGTATGCAATATCAAACTCGATACCCTTATAAATTTTTGCAATGCGCAAAAACATTTCGGTTGCACCCTTTTTTTTTTGCATCTAGTTTTCATGTTTTAAGATAAATGCCACGTACAATGACCATGATGTGCATTCCTATATACAGTAGAAACCGCATTAATGATTCCTTGATGCCTGTCTGAAATTATCACCAATTCATCCTCGTCTGGTACTACTTCTAACAACTTCGTTAAAAACCAACTCCAGGAAGAAGTACACTCGACATCTATGATTCCCCACGCCAAAGAATATTGGTGATAATTTCCATCTTGTGCCGATGCCACCAGTAAAACACCATTATACTTGCCCTTCAACCATGTACCATCAATTGATACAACTTTTCGCATACTTCGATATCCTCTAACGCATGCACCAAAAGCAAGAAACATATACTTGAATCGATTTTTCTCGTCGACAAATATGTCTGTTATGCTTCCTCGATTCATCTGCTCAACCATGTGCAAATAACAAGTCAATTTAGTAAAACTCTGCGTAGGATTACCTTTCAACATATTGTCTGCTAGTTCTTTCCCTTTCCAAGCCTTGTAATATATCAGCATTCATACTATTGCGCATTATCGACATCACTGCTTTCGGTACAATTGGCACTGGATGACCTTGGAAATTATCCACCAACAACAGCAGAACTCGCTCCACGGATTCTCTTTCGTCTCCCTGTCAAACCACATGTGTGTGTGTTGCAATATGTCCGGACAGAGAATGCATGTGAATCATTTTTAATCCTTGAGGTCCAGATTCTCCACTTACAATCAGACACTACACATTTTACGGCGTACACTTTTTGTCTATTTTTAACCGTCTCAAATTCAAAGCAAGCTTCCAAACTTATTCTAATTAGCTCTTTTTTCACCGCTTCTCGGTTTGGAAACTCTTGACCAACAAACAAGTTTGAACTATCCGTGAATGAAAATGTGTCATTATCAATATCCACATCCGCAACCAAATTTGCATCATTAATTGCAACCACATTTGCCTCGACCTCATTTGCGTCATTACGTGCTTCATCACATAACTCGACTGTGTTACTACGATCCACATGCATGGCATCCACATTATGTGCTTCGTCAAAAAAGTCACTGCTACTATTACGATCTACAGAAACAATATTCAAGTTAAAATATTCATCAAAATGCCTCTGTTCGTTAGTATTGCAATTGTTTTCATCAATACCATATCCGTGCACATTATCAAAAGAATCAAAAGAAGCAACACGTTCAATTTCAACTTGAAGCACTGGCCTACTTCTCGGACAACCAAGATACAAATATGCTTTCAAATCATGGTCATTCTCTATATAAATTGGTTGAATGTTGCACGGCAAATCTAGAAGATAACTCAATCCTCAAGTTGACAGTGTCTTCTACTTTCCCAGTTCTATATAGTtcactt
It contains:
- the LOC142537845 gene encoding protein FAR-RED ELONGATED HYPOCOTYL 3-like, whose translation is MLIYYKAWKGKELADNMLKGNPTQSFTKLTCYLHMVEQMNRGSITDIFVDEKNRFKYMFLAFGACVRGYRSMRKVVSIDGTWLKGKYNGVLLVASAQDGNYHQYSLAWGIIDVECTSSWSWFLTKLLEVVPDEDELVIISDRHQGIINAVSTVYRNAHHGHCTWHLS